One Desulfomicrobium macestii genomic window, AAATTACCATTATTACTGACTGATAATTCACGCCCTACAACAACTAGACAAACAAAATTCCAATCAACCAACTTTGAAGATGATAATTTTGCTCCAATAATATATAAAATTTTTAACGACACAAATATCAAAAGCAGTAGAAGCGAGATTAGTATTCTTTGTCAATATTTCGGAACAAAAAAACTTGCAAATTCAAGATCAAGTGAAGAGCTAAAAATCGAAACCTCTAACGATTTTTGCTCAATACATAAAAAAAACATTATTGATCTAATTTTATTGCAAGATTTTGATTATGGCTTTAATTCAAATGCCGACAAATATGTTCAAAATATTATTAGTACAAACAAAACAGACACCGCATTATTACTTAATTCGATTTTCATCGAAAATTTTGACATTAAAAACATTGTAACTGGAATTTTAAGAATTATTGCTCACCTTAAATATGATGATATATATCCTGTTGGACAAACTATGGCCATAGCTGCGCTAAAGCATAAGGATGTTGAAATTAGAGAATGCGGAGTTAGAGCTTATGAAATATGGGGAAATCAGGAATCTATTAAAGCGTTAAAAAGCATCAAATGTACTGAAAAATGGCTTCAAGACTATATCGACCAAGTCATAAACGAAATAACTGAGGAAATACAAACTAATGGCTCTGCTTGTTAGGAAAATTGAAATTGCGAAATGGAGACAAAACAACATTATAAGTGGAGCTGACGCATCTGCTGATGCAATAACAAATTGTATGAAAACAACTTCTAATAAATTATCTACATGGAAAATTGAAAACAGTGACAAAATCAATGAAGCTGTCTTAGCCACCATATCAAATTTTCAAAAATTTGATAAAACTGATTATATAATATTAGAAGAAACTTTTTTATCTGACAATGGATTGAAAATTATCCCGTTTCCTGGAAATACTCCAGTTTATGATTTAATTGATACGCATTACGATATTGTTGATTTAACATATTCGTCTTTAGGTATTTTAAAAAATCAAGTTATTGAACATATAAAAGCGGAAAAAGTAATAAGAATTACCGCGCGAGAGTCGAAAAAAATTTTATTGAAAGCAATTGATGAACAACGCGTTGATATAGACAAGCTTCACCCAGAACTCCAAAGCAAAATCAAAAAAGAACCATTGAAATAATCGAAGATACCAATTGAATTTGCTTTTTTATCTAAATCTGGTTATTATTGTTAGCCTTAGCACATCAATCAAATTTTGCTTTTCGCCGTGACACGGGGAACAGTTGTAGACCTGCTCGGAGGCTGGGGCGGGTTCGTGTGTGATTTTCTGATTGGAGCCCCCGAGGGAGACGATTATGAGTTTGTCACCGTCACGGTTCGCAAAGAGCAGTGCGAGCCCTCTCCCTCATAAATACCCGAAATAATGCCGCTAAAGTCTTGCGCAAAAAAAAAGCCCCCCGAGACCAATTCCCGAGGGACAACACACAGGGAGAGGAAGAAAAATCTAGTTAATATATGTTCCGATCCCCGCAAAAATCCCGCCCCACTTCGCCGCCGCCTGGATCACTGTCGGCAAGTTCATAGCACAAGCGCCGCCAACGATTTTAGCGATACAAACCCCGACCTGGGCCCGCTTGCCATGTGTTAGCCCGTACCATCCAGCGATGAAGCCAAGGAAACCGACAACCCAGGATATCCGCAAAAAAGTCTTAAACATATCGCTTGCCGGTCCGGCCTTGGCCGTCACGTGACTCTCAATTCCAACGAGCTGCAAGCTGTCAGCTCCGAAAAGCGACCCGGCGGCCATGTTGACCGCGCTTGCGACCGACAGCAATACACCGCCAACGAGGACCATGGACAATGCCCGACCTGGCGACTCTTGACGGCCTTTGCTCTTGATGAACGCAATCAGCCCGCCACCCAGAAGGAAAAAACCAATGGCCCCGGCTGCAATCCTCGCCAGGCCGGCCAGCGCCACAAGGTCCGCGCCAATTTGGCCGTGATTAAGCGCCTGTGGTCCGTCAGCCCAGGCCCCGGCCGGGACGAGCCCGGCCAGGGCAATGGTGATGATCATTATATGTGCACGCATCGTTATTTACTCCCCTGGGGCAATGCCTTTTTGCCTGCCCCGGCTGCCACGGGCTTAGCGCCGCTCTTGAGCGCTCCGACTCCGCGACCAAGCGTCACGGCAGCCATTCCGGCGCCGATAATCTTGCCAGAAGCCGCCTTGTCGTCGCCGCTCATCTGCGATTGACCGCCAACCCATGCAAGAATTTCGTCCGCCGCCTGGAACATAAATCCGAACGCTCTGATAGCAATGATTGCAACTGCAAAACCGGCGAGTATAAATGTAACAGTCAATCTGATAAAAAAATTGATGTAGTCGAAACCTGGGGTGTTGACGGACCCAGATACAATGTAAGGTTTAACACTTTCCAGGAAAACCCACGAAATACCTGATAAAATAAAATAACTGCACACAAAACCGATTGTAATGAGGATCGGACGCAGTGTCATGGACATTAACAACATCCAGCCTTGCTTAGTGTGTCCGCCATTGTCACTCGGCAGTATGTGTGCTGCTGACCAAATCGGCGCGGCCAGCACTGATTGCAGGATGCTTATAAAGACAGAGCACAGGCCGAAAATCCAAATGCAGAGCGGTATAAACGGCAATACGTGAGAAAGAAAAACGCCTGCACCGAGCATGCACAACACAACTGCCGTACCGATTATGCCCGAATCGCTGACCCAACCAGCGGCCTTTGCAACTGCACCAATCGGCAATTTGCTAACAACCGCTGCAACTGATTTAACACCGACTAGCACTACTGCGCTTTGTACTGCGTAATGTCCAAGATTTATTAATCTTAAATACGGATCTCCGCCGCCGTCCAATATGCTAAAAACTGCATCAGTGATTGCTTGCATTGTCTCAGCGCCGGAAATTTCCGCGACTTGTACGCCGTTACTATGCAAAAAACTTGCACTGCGAATAATATAGACACCGACCCCGCCTAACTCGGTATCTATCATGTTTGTAAAATCCGGGACGTCTGGCGTAAAATCGTACGTGACGCGCTGATTAAAACGCGCTGTTTGCTCTGATATTGTGTAATACCATGTGCCAAGCGTCATCCATCCTTTAACAGCAACGCTCTGACTAAAATTTGCAATACCGTCTTGCGCTTTTTTGTCTATATCGATCCGCGCAACATCCGCAAGCTCTGTATCGAGCTGTTTAAAACGGGCTTTTGCTGCTGCAAGTCGTTCCGTCGGCTGGTACTGCTCGTTTTTGACAATAGACTCTGCAATCGGTCGCAACTCTTGTACAACATCGTCTATCGCATAACGCGCAATCTGATAGTAATGCGCGTCTATTGTTAAAGAGCCGCATGAGTTATCATTCATGCTGAAAAAGTTCTTTTTGCCGTAAACAATTTGATTTTTATCCCAGCTTACCGGCATTGGATCAGCTCCAAGCTGACTATAGTGCGTGTCTTTATAAGCTTTACACGTCTCTAATTGCAAGAGCGCAAGCAACGCTTTATCTTTATTTTGGTCGTGAAATGCCGGAAATGTAGTAAGCGGGCGGCCTGTCGACAGGTGCGCTGCTGTCATCTCAGCGATACGGTCAGCAGTTGTAAATCCGAATCCTGCAAAAGACAAAACCATCATCTGTACAAGAGACATGCCGAAAATCGGAATAATGCCTACTGCACCAGCTACGCCACGCATAACAGAAGCAATACTATTGTAACGCGAGAAAAAAGAGCCTTCGTGCGCTGCCCGCATCGTGCCGGACATAATCAAAAACAGTATAACAGCGCTTGCAGCCATAGCAATGGCAGTGTTGTACAATGTAAAAATATCGACCAAGAGCGGCCCAACCGCGCTAGTCGGACCGCTATCGTACATATTGTGCCACGAGTCGCCAAAAATTGACGACAATAAACCGTCACCGATGTTTCCGGACGAAAAATCAATATCTTGCGCAAATTCCGGCGCTGTTTGTGCGTTGGTAGTCTCTGCCATGGCTATTCTCGCCGTGCTATCGCGTTGCTCATTTTTTCGACATCGTTAGCAGTGCGCAGCGTGTACATTCCAAAAACGACAGCCCAGGCCAAACATGCCCCGGCCCCGGACATGGAGTCAATGCTCAGGCAGTACATAACGCCCGCGACACATGCCGCCATGACTGACATAAAAATGTACTGACTGACGGTTGCGTTTTTGTGGAGGCGTTTAATGTCTGCACGATACTGCTGTTCGCTGTAGTCGTAAGCGTCGTCGCCTTCGTTTTTAATGTTTTGCTTGATGATTTTTACGCTACTAGACAAAACTCGCGTTTCGCGTGCTGTGCCGCGAAGATACTTAAACGCGTTTCGGGTCAGGTATTTGAGTCCTAGGATGTCCATGGTTTCCCCCGTGTGTTAAAGACCTAATCTTTCTCTGTTGTGTTTGTCATACAATTCATCATAGTCAGCGTATGCTTCAAGCAATTCTTCATGCGCATCACACTTTTTATATTTAAGAAAATCTAATTCACCACGCGGTTTGTCAAAACCTAACTCACTACGCAATTTATTCCAATCTTCTCTGCATGTATCACAAAAAATAGTATCATAATGACTTTCGTACTTTGCATTGCATTTTTTACATTTATATGTCGAATTGATTAGATATTTATTTTTATATAATCTTTCGCTGTAACGTCTTGCTGCTCTACTGTATCTTTCTTTGAGCTCATCCAATCTTTCAATATCGCTAAATGAGCCTGTATTTTTTTTAATTTCTCTCCTCAATTCGTCCGATGCCCTGTCGTAAAAAAGATAATCTGCATAACAGTTTGGACAAAGCTGATAAAAATCAGTTTCATTTTCAAAAATATTTCCGCAGCTCTGACATTTAATTTTTTCCATATTCGTTCTCCTTGTGTGTTTTTCTGTTTTTCTCTCGCTCTCCATGACTAATACATATCAATCTTGGCAGTGGTTGTCAAGAAAATTATCTAAAGTAACGCATAAAAAATGATTATTGCGTATTTTTTGAGCGCACTAAATACATTCAATGTCAAAATCTGACATTCAATGTCATGTCGCAACATTCACTGTCAAAAACTAACATTAAATGTTGCGTTGCGAAATTAAATGCGTCGCCAAAAATGCAGTTATAAGCGCGTGCGGTAGGCCGCGACAGCGGCGACACACCGCCGCCGGGAGAGCGGCGTATAGGCCGCTAGGCCGGGAGCTCTTCAGCTGCGGTGTCGCGGTCGCGACCAGACCCGCCGCCGCCAGCGAAGCGCAAGCCCGGGCCCGTGTCGGGTCCCGGGCGTTGATCACCATCACCATCACCGCCACCATCACAGCTCCTCATGCAGCTTAACGAGCCAGGACAGCCGCGCCCGCAGTGCACCGTTGGCAAAAAAGCCGACGGTGCACTGCGGGCGCACGGCCCCTTTCAAGGACCGACAGCGCAGGCCTAAACGAGCCCCGCCCCGCAGCGCAGGGAGTGGGGCCCACTGCCTTTCCTGCTCGGTCTTGTGGATCTGCACCAGGGAAAGGGGCACCGCACCGCCCTCCCCGGCCGCCAGGCCGGTTCCCCCCCCCCCCAAGGGGGACGAGTTGGGGCACGCGCTCGCGTGCATATATAATGTAGGAGTGACGGACAGAGGGGTTGTTGTGGACGTGACCAGGTCAAACGAGCTGTGCGCTAGGGATTTGAACCGGTACGGCGGCATCCGCGATGCCGGGTTGCCCGCCCGCCGGACGGCTTCCGGCCGCCGGACGGCTGCAACCTTCAAGCCCGGTCCCCGGTCCTCCGGGGAAGCGCCCAACCCACCCCGCCCCGCAGCAGGATGACGACCAGGGCGAAGAGCAGGGGGGGAAATGTTCCAGGAAAAAACAGGGCGAGGGTGGGCCGCGACATTCAATGCGGAAAACCGAAATTCAGTGTCAAAACCTGACATTCAATGTCAAAACGCCACACTGAATGCCAAAAATCGAAACCGAATGTAACGAAGGAGGAAAAAAGAAGCCCCGGATGGGCCGGGGCATGGGAGAGCTCACATAGAATATTCTTGCGCGGCCTCACGGTCACGAGCAATAGCCTGAGCGGTCCGCTCCCGCGCAGCCGCCTGTTGTGCCAGCATCTCTTTGTACCGCGCCATTTGCGCCTCAAACTCGATCAGTGCCGGGCTTTTTTGTGCCACCTCTGGAGCTTTTTCTTCTCTTCGATAATCAGCGGAGGTGTCCTTTTCACGGTCACGAGTTAGCAGTTTTTCCAAATTTTCGCGGTCCTCTGTCGTACAATGCATAGCGAAACTCTCGCGATGTCTGGACCCGGCCACGTACCCCAAATTTGAGTCAACCATACTTGGATCAAGCGCATAGTGTGCGCGGTCAACGGTCGCACCTTGTGACTTGTGCACCGTGACTGCGTAGGCAAAGTCGAGGTGCTTATAGTCGTCAGCAGTAACAGTTCTGACCTGGTCTGAGCCATCAAGTTTCACGGTCAACGTGTTTTCTTTCGATGATAACACCGTTGCCCGCTGGCCGTTCAAGAGACCTGCTTTGTAGTCGTTTTTGCGGAAAAGAACCCGGTCACCTGCTGCAAAACCACGGTCGCCATACGCGGTGACAAAAGGTTTTTCGTCCTTAGCCACGAGTCCGTTTTCCTGAAGTTTGGCATGGACCAAGTCGTTTATCTGTCTGACTTCGCGGTTCATGCCAGCCATCGCGAGTGATGATTTTCCGGCCACAATATCCGCAACAACCGCGTTTGCAACGGTTTCCCGGATCGCCGATTGGTCTTTATGCACGTGTATTTGCCCGCGTTCATCCATGAGCGCCACGGCCTTTTCTGCCTGTCCGTCAGCGAGATGACGGACGATTTGGCGGTCAACATCATTATGCTGACGACGGATTTCAACCATTTCCTCGCATCCGATTTTTGTTTGTATCGACCTCATAGCGGCACCGGGGTCGACCGGTTGGAGCTGGCCAGTGTCACCGATTAGAACCAGTTTGGCGCCTGCATGGTCGACTTTGTTGACGAGCTGCGCCATGATCCGGCTGCCGGTCATGCCCGCTTCATCCATAACGACTACGGTTTTCTTGTCGAGTTTCAGTTGCCCGAACTCGATCTGAGACAACAATTTGTGAGACGTTAGGCTCTGGATATTCGCACTTTCTTGCAGATTTTTAGCGGCATCGGCGGATGGTGCACACCCGAGGACGCGGATTCCGGTACGTTCCCAAGCCTCCCTGGCACCATCTAACATGTAACTTTTTCCAGCTCCGGCAACGCCGCGAACGACGGCAAGACGGTTGTCGGCAACGATGTGTTCGAGTGCTTTTTTCTGCTCATCTGCCATTGTTTTAGTGGAGTAGACTACGGAAAGCGTGTCCTTGCTGACGGTGTGCCAGGTGTTCTTCGAGAGCGATTCGGCACGGTCAACCAAGTCTTTTTCAAGCTCAAACATCTCTTTTGACGTATATCTTACCCGACCGTCTGGACCCTGGAGCCGGATTAAATCGCCGGATTGCTCCATTTCCTGGCACTTTTTCAAAGCTTCTTTGGAGTCAAAAACACCTTGTGCGGATTCCATCAAAGCGGCTTTTAGACGTGTTTCCGTCATTGTTGACGCGTGGTCAAAAGAGTCTCGAAGAAAGTCTTCTTTGGTCCATTCTAATGATGTTTTTCCGTAACATGCGGACGGGTCAAAGCCATGGTTGACGGCTGCGGATTTGGCGTTTTCAAAGAGCAAAGAACGGTCGACTTCCGTCTTTTTTTGCCTGGTGCTCAAAGTCGCAACCTCGGCCCCCTTCGAAGAGTGAAGGCCCTTTTCGTTCAACGCTTTTTCAATCTCTGCTCGCCTGGAAGACAGTTCTTTTTTCAATTCCTCTGGTACTTCGCTTATCGAAAAACTGAACCGGTCACGTTCGATTGCAAAGCCCATCTCGCGCAGTTCTAGCGCTAGTTCTGCGCGATACACGGCACCAAGTTCTTTGACATAACTGGCCTGAAAATCGATGCGTTTACCGTTCGGCGCTAAGTTGCAAACCACCGCATGCGTATGAAGGTTAGGATCCAAATTCCTTGACGTAGAATGCTCAAAAGTTGCCACTGCAACACCATCTAAATATGGAGTTTTGATTGCACCGGCATGGCCTTCACGCTGAATAAAAGCTCCGCTTTTCTCTGCGTATGTAATGGCCTTTTCAACCGCTTTCTGCTGAGCTTCTGAAAGAGCTTTTCGCGTCTTTTCATCCGCAGTTGCCCAGACAATCGACACACTTTTTGGAGCCGAAAAAGTGAGGTCGTATCCGGCTTTATGTTTATCGCCAGCGTTGTTTGCAATAGCGTTACCGTATTTATGATTATAGCCTTCAAAGGCAAAATAGAGGTCTGCTTTACCGACCGTTTCGCCGCAATAACCAAACCTTTCTGCACCTCTTCCGATCCACTTTCCGGCAGGTTCTCCGCCATGAGTATAATAGTCTTCACGCGCCAAATCAGTGTAATAATCTGCAATGCCTTGGGCGTCATCACCTGCGCCTATGCTCTTAAATTCTAACATGTATCAGCTCTCCTTTTCCGCCTTTTAACTTCTAAAATTTGTGCTAGTGTGAAACCTTTCTCGTTGATTAATTGAGCCATTCTAGCAAGTTTTTGAGCATCTTTTTGACGTTCTAATATGCGAATTTTTTCATTCGTGCGCTTCAATTCTTGCTTCAACTCTTCACGGTGTTTCTTCAGTTTCTCAATCGTCATCATGACTCCAAATTAACGCGGCACCGGTGGCCACGATGCAAGCTGCTGATCGTCGAGACCAGGACCAAACGCTGCACGGTTGGAGGGGTCCGGCCATGCATCATATTTTCGATGATATTGACGGGCTGCATCCAAGAAAAAGGCGAACCTTTCAGATCCAGATTTTGGCAATGTCGGATTTGTTTCGGCGATGATTCGCGCACGAAATTCGTAAAAACTCGGTATCCTTTGATGCTCAATTAAATCTGACATCATAGACTTAACCATAGACTCTACAGAAGACATTTTACCTTCCAACGAGTCCAACTTTTTATCATCTATTGACGCATTTTTTAGATTTTCTTGTCCGCCTTTCTGGCTGATAAGAAGTCTAAAATAGTCTGCATTTGAAAGACCCAATGCGGTCGCCTGCTCACGAAACATTGCCGCATCTTTAGGCAATACTTTGAGCGAAAAAACTTGAGTTTTGGACATTGTATTTTACTCCTCACAAGGTCTACCTGACCGCGCCTTGTATTTGCTTGATTTATCCCCGCCCGCCGTGCGCTAGGTTTACCTTGTGGTCTACCTCGGTTTACCGCGCTAGCTCTGGCTTAAAGCAACACTGCGGTGGGTGGGGTGTATATTTTAATAGTGCTTATGCTTTATTGCATTCTTCATGGTCAAACCAGAGGCAGAAGATACGAAGGGGGAGACCCCCTCCGTAGCCTCCCCCCTTTTATGCATTTGCTGCTGCCCGGATGTGCTGCGATTTGCTTTGCTGCCAGTACGCGTCAAAATCATGATCAACGCGGGCTTTTACGTTGTCCGGCATGATCTCCCAGGCCCGGCGGGCAAGCGCCATGGCGCGGCCTTCAATGGTGATCTCCTCCGGATCCACAACGCTCTCCGTGGTCGCCATGGAGTCGAGCAAGGTTTCCAGGGCCTCGATGTCCCCGCCGTCACCTCGTTCTCCCGGCTGGTCATTTTCTGGACCGGCTTCCGGACTGTCCGATGGACAGTCCGACTGAACATCCATCATGCTATCCATAAAATCACTCTGAGCATTTGCAGAGTCTTGTTTTCTGGCGTCCGCCGGACAGTCCTTTTTTGTGTCCGTGCAGGTGTCCACGTGGTCGGTGTCATGGATCGGCGTATGGTCGTTTTTTGGACTGGTTACGCATGCGTCCAGCCAGGGGACTAATGCCGCCGCCGTCTGAATAACTCGCCTCGCGCTTGTGCGAGGCATCCCCCAGCGGCGGGCCATGCCTGCTATGGTCACGTTTCCGCCATTTGCCACATACAGCACCAGGTCTATTTTGGCCCGCTCCGGGTCCATAGCCCTTTCCGTCCATTCGGGCCTCAAAAAGAGGCCCTGAATTGCTTCAAAAATCTGATTATTTTCCATGAAAAACCTCTCAAAAAGTTATTCAAAATCGGTCACGGATGGATTGTTATTATCGCTTTCCACCGGCCGTGATTTGCGCACAAAAGCGTCAGCTCGGGCAGCTCGCGGCGGGGGGTAGTCGAGGTGAATAGGACACACCCGGCCTTCTGACGTCATCAGGAAGCCTTCGCATTTTGCGAGCTGGCGCAATTCTTCCGGCATAACGAGTCTCGTCTTTACAACTTGCGTCTGCTGCGTCTGTCCTTCACTCGCCGTCCTGTTTTTGCCGCGAGTCTTGTTCGCGCTCTTATTGGTCGTAACGCGCTCAATTTCTGCCTCCCCTATTCGCTTCGAAATTTCTTCCGACATTTCGACGTCTGTTGTCCGGAAAGAAATCCAAGAACCGCAGTTGCCCAGAATCGCGGCGGCGCCTTCGCGTCCGTACCGCTCCCGCACCTGAGAAAGTGTCTGCACCGCGATTAGCGCCGTTGCTCCGTATTTCCGGCCTTTGCTCAACAATGTGTCTCGCACGCTGCTAACTTTGCCGATGCTATCAAACTCATCGAGCACAAAATATTTACGCTGCTTCGATTCTTTCGACATCGCGGCCAGTATAGCAATGTCAGACCAGCACGAGATTAGCCCTTTTAAAAGCTGAAGCTGGCCTCCGTCCTGGTAAGGCAGAAAAAGCCAGCCTTTGTTTTCCGCCGTTTCCGAACAAAATTTCTTGAGTGAAAATCCGTCAGCACCTGCACGAGGATCAAAGCTATCAAAGCCACGCAAATGCGAGGCCGCAATTGCCCGCGCGGATCCAAACATTTTCTCTGCCGATTTTTGGAGCATTGGCGCTGCTTCCGTGTCGTTCAATAGCGCTTGCAGCTCTTCTGGAAGTGCTTTGGTTGCAAGCCTGTAAAACTCTCCGTTTGTTCCTGACCCGCTCTCATGCAAAACCTGCATGAGGCATTTTAAAAAAGTTTGTGAGTAACCAGCCCAGGCCGCGTTTGGGCCATCTTCGTTAGGCACCAAGCTGCAAGCTATCTGTGCGCAGTCTTCAGTCTCATCAATTTCTGCAAACGGCGACCACTGCGCAGACCGAGCGTCCAGCGGGTTTAAAATCACATCGCCCCGCTCCGGGTTGAAATATCGCTTCAAAAACCCTCCGCCGTTGTCGACGACAAAAGCCCTCGCTGTCTGTTCCTCAGTGTCCAAAAAAGTATAAAACAAAACACTTTTTCCGGCGCCGGTAGTGCCTGCAATAAAATAGTGAGTGTAGAGAGAATCGG contains:
- the mobF gene encoding MobF family relaxase — encoded protein: MLEFKSIGAGDDAQGIADYYTDLAREDYYTHGGEPAGKWIGRGAERFGYCGETVGKADLYFAFEGYNHKYGNAIANNAGDKHKAGYDLTFSAPKSVSIVWATADEKTRKALSEAQQKAVEKAITYAEKSGAFIQREGHAGAIKTPYLDGVAVATFEHSTSRNLDPNLHTHAVVCNLAPNGKRIDFQASYVKELGAVYRAELALELREMGFAIERDRFSFSISEVPEELKKELSSRRAEIEKALNEKGLHSSKGAEVATLSTRQKKTEVDRSLLFENAKSAAVNHGFDPSACYGKTSLEWTKEDFLRDSFDHASTMTETRLKAALMESAQGVFDSKEALKKCQEMEQSGDLIRLQGPDGRVRYTSKEMFELEKDLVDRAESLSKNTWHTVSKDTLSVVYSTKTMADEQKKALEHIVADNRLAVVRGVAGAGKSYMLDGAREAWERTGIRVLGCAPSADAAKNLQESANIQSLTSHKLLSQIEFGQLKLDKKTVVVMDEAGMTGSRIMAQLVNKVDHAGAKLVLIGDTGQLQPVDPGAAMRSIQTKIGCEEMVEIRRQHNDVDRQIVRHLADGQAEKAVALMDERGQIHVHKDQSAIRETVANAVVADIVAGKSSLAMAGMNREVRQINDLVHAKLQENGLVAKDEKPFVTAYGDRGFAAGDRVLFRKNDYKAGLLNGQRATVLSSKENTLTVKLDGSDQVRTVTADDYKHLDFAYAVTVHKSQGATVDRAHYALDPSMVDSNLGYVAGSRHRESFAMHCTTEDRENLEKLLTRDREKDTSADYRREEKAPEVAQKSPALIEFEAQMARYKEMLAQQAAARERTAQAIARDREAAQEYSM
- a CDS encoding DotA/TraY family protein; amino-acid sequence: MAETTNAQTAPEFAQDIDFSSGNIGDGLLSSIFGDSWHNMYDSGPTSAVGPLLVDIFTLYNTAIAMAASAVILFLIMSGTMRAAHEGSFFSRYNSIASVMRGVAGAVGIIPIFGMSLVQMMVLSFAGFGFTTADRIAEMTAAHLSTGRPLTTFPAFHDQNKDKALLALLQLETCKAYKDTHYSQLGADPMPVSWDKNQIVYGKKNFFSMNDNSCGSLTIDAHYYQIARYAIDDVVQELRPIAESIVKNEQYQPTERLAAAKARFKQLDTELADVARIDIDKKAQDGIANFSQSVAVKGWMTLGTWYYTISEQTARFNQRVTYDFTPDVPDFTNMIDTELGGVGVYIIRSASFLHSNGVQVAEISGAETMQAITDAVFSILDGGGDPYLRLINLGHYAVQSAVVLVGVKSVAAVVSKLPIGAVAKAAGWVSDSGIIGTAVVLCMLGAGVFLSHVLPFIPLCIWIFGLCSVFISILQSVLAAPIWSAAHILPSDNGGHTKQGWMLLMSMTLRPILITIGFVCSYFILSGISWVFLESVKPYIVSGSVNTPGFDYINFFIRLTVTFILAGFAVAIIAIRAFGFMFQAADEILAWVGGQSQMSGDDKAASGKIIGAGMAAVTLGRGVGALKSGAKPVAAGAGKKALPQGSK
- a CDS encoding type IV secretion system DNA-binding domain-containing protein gives rise to the protein MKDLTAKTIGAFGATSILTYSGLQYYAMQSAGQRNYFDHMRYTIQSLWDPSAQYFVDSFRGQYEALSALGAPGGLIAVGLGAAAAVAVWGFAGDKSQSGVQSYKIKNNRNETHLRGAKMLSAAQVAWDVKKSKAALGPVVLGGVPLTADSLYTHYFIAGTTGAGKSVLFYTFLDTEEQTARAFVVDNGGGFLKRYFNPERGDVILNPLDARSAQWSPFAEIDETEDCAQIACSLVPNEDGPNAAWAGYSQTFLKCLMQVLHESGSGTNGEFYRLATKALPEELQALLNDTEAAPMLQKSAEKMFGSARAIAASHLRGFDSFDPRAGADGFSLKKFCSETAENKGWLFLPYQDGGQLQLLKGLISCWSDIAILAAMSKESKQRKYFVLDEFDSIGKVSSVRDTLLSKGRKYGATALIAVQTLSQVRERYGREGAAAILGNCGSWISFRTTDVEMSEEISKRIGEAEIERVTTNKSANKTRGKNRTASEGQTQQTQVVKTRLVMPEELRQLAKCEGFLMTSEGRVCPIHLDYPPPRAARADAFVRKSRPVESDNNNPSVTDFE